The Bombus vancouverensis nearcticus chromosome 17, iyBomVanc1_principal, whole genome shotgun sequence genome has a window encoding:
- the MED14 gene encoding mediator complex subunit 14 isoform X2, whose amino-acid sequence MTPVPLEGHQTPVTNNIPQEGNRGGSISLGMLIDFIIQRTYHELTVLAELLPRKTDMERKIEIYNFSARTRQLYVRLLALVKWANSASKVDKSAHIMAFLDKQSLLFVDTADMLARMARETLVHARLPNFHIPAAVEVLTTGTYSRLPACIRERIVPPDPITPTEKRTTLQRLNQVIQHRLVTGNLLPQMRNLKIEAGRVTFLVEQEFSVSLTVMGDGPTVPWRLLELEILVSDRETGDGKALVHPLQTRYVHQVVQSRLAESSNPLSEVYHILHYFCQSLQLEVLYSQTLRLIRDRLDDHIHVDEYTPGKCLSVSYWRELTSKDPRSELGYKLTVQVDQHDPARPLAIVHVPSLGSKESEIADRAIRSDQLSMECLLVHTIYVRTRSRLLDLKQELQTMLKDVECTLAGSPAILSVPILQPCLRAEHLLVTVDTHTGMLQCHVPQYEVPLIPELTAALNGDHSRLPTLISELRFWITQRRCEKTLQHLPATSHERLPVLLHPDHPMSKISRHRMFVQLHRHPTVILIVAFKEKETSPCEIECSFYLAVVKHSSIEDDPHDDSIETEIPKMYLKVQSLIEFDTFVITHGPFTSVDNETSETNSLKRRSTGASGRSDASTTLQNRRSKQPAYFIPELAHVVALCDERIPFVTLAQELTRRDIAHQGLQVEANATALVLKLVQLPAPFAGVSTSCAWYALLKRLLSVSIRVQGKGMAKTWMAEFVFYGSPLSSSHPKEQGLRRPVYFQYEMGTADTVSRTVDALLNDWAQIVYLYSIVHGLAEYFKMEKYNLRNMVSIKSYNYSKLVLTYGPNRGATVTVQWSTNDKAFKLIFGKSPTSTTTNAHSIMKEQLEAHLNTHRNLAQLIHILHETLQPLTSISKLPTIPQLCVYNSRPQVPVQTFTIMPQCVTLVRIAYQGMYCLELRLRGSGLVSLRDGAYSRFDRSYVVDEFTPTQGLKAFLSKYVDESAVSRRRSQSEDDNPPSPVTMDSDGGSGSGNVGFLSHHRSGPQSPAQQRDGLRFHPPLTPPSGSNPHTPASPHTANISQTSQHQSFGSSPATSFNLASPPSLPPNTPNMLPHPSPGSGLVANSPLNPMHVPSPAGLMPTSSPGPCSNVQVGHSPAGSFMQTGHIDGSPFPSSQSMTSPAASNWPGSPSVPRPSPARPTQSPGHAALHSPQASDHKTGTHISRVLPQRSWAGAVPTLLTHEALELLCCPSPHPSGLPGPDLSPLERFLGCIYMRRQFQRFIQTDDCLTAVNSTEPGVVHFKVESLQCRVGLNPQHLQSLHIKVQPLPEHKDQWSLEELQIIEKFFDTRAAAPPYKPNTLSGFGRMLNVPFNVLKDFVQIMKLELVPGLAQQQQLKWNVQWCLRIPPSGTPIVPTGMAAVLVCRNKILFFLQITRIGLPYQGETPSLVLPLVYDVSTNLTQLAEKRDPSPASAMAAASLQLKRFAEYGANQSECSLFPAVRDLLANLTLPSEPPVMSQESYCFE is encoded by the exons ATGACTCCAGTACCACTAGAGGGTCATCAAACGCCTGTAACTAACAATATCCCACAGGAAGGAAATCGTGGTGGTTCTATTTCTCTTGGCATGCTCATTGATTTCATCATACAACGTACTTACCATGAACTCACAGTTTTAGCCGAATT ATTACCTCGGAAAACTGATATGGAacgtaaaatagaaatttataacttttcagcTAGAACTAGACAGCTATATGTACGATTATTAGCATTGGTTAAATGGGCTAACAGTGCTTCCAAAGTTGATAAATCTGCG CATATAATGGCCTTTTTGGATAAGCAGTCACTGCTTTTTGTTGATACAGCTGATATGCTAGCAAGAATGGCTCGTGAGACATTAGTACATGCAAGATTACCTAATTTCCATATTCCGGCCGCAGTGGAAGTTCTTACAACTGGAACATATAGTCGTCTACCAGCATGCATAaga GAAAGAATTGTCCCTCCAGATCCAATTACACCAACAGAGAAAAGAACTACCCTGCAGAGATTGAATCAAGTCATTCAACATAGATTAGTTACTGGAAATCTGCTTCCACAAATGCGCAATTTAAAGATTGAGGCAGGAAGAGTAACATTTCTTGTGGAGCAAGAATTTTCAGTATCACTTACAGTAATGGGAGATGGTCCAACAGTACCTTGGAGATTATTAGAATTGGAAATCTTAGTTTCAGACAGAGAAACAGGAGATGGAAAAGCTTTGGTGCATCCATTGCAAACTCGTTACGTACATCAA GTGGTTCAGTCAAGATTGGCAGAGAGTTCAAATCCATTATCTGAAGTTTATCATATTTTGCACTATTTCTGTCAATCACTACAGCTAGAAGTACTTTACTCTCAAACATTACGATTAATACGAGATAGATTGGATGATCACATTCACGTGGATGAATATACACCAGGAAAATGTCTTTCTGTCTCTTACTGGAGAGAACTGACTAGTAAAGATCCTCGATCAGAGCTGGGATATAAATTAACAGTTCAGGTTGACCAACATGATCCTGCAAGGCCTCTCGCAATAGTACATGTTCCATCCTTAGGTAGCAAAGAAAGTGAAATAGCAGACAGAGCAATTAGATCAGATCAATTATCAATGGAATGTTTGTTAGTGCATACAATATATGTACGTACCAGAAGTAGATTATTAGATTTGAAGCAAGAACTGCAAACAATGTTGAAAGATGTTGAATGTACTTTAGCCGGTTCACCTGCTATTCTTTCTGTTCCAATTTTGCAACCTTGTTTAAGAGCAGAACATTTATTAGTTACTGTTGATACACATACTGGAATGTTGCAATGTCATGTGCCTCAATATGAAGTTCCTTTGATTCCTGAATTAACTGCTGCATTAAATGGTGATCATTCTCGTCTTCCGACGTTAATATCAGAACTAAG ATTTTGGATAACACAACGACGATGCGAAAAAACACTTCAGCATCTCCCAGCAACATCTCATGAACGTTTGCCAGTACTTCTTCATCCTGATCATCCGATGTCAAAGATTAGTAGACATCGTATGTTTGTTCAACTTCATCGACATCCTACAGTAATATTAATAGTGGCATTTAAGGAAAAGGAAACTTCACCATGTGAGATTGAATGCTCGTTTTACCTTGCTGTAGTAAAGCATAGTTCCATAGAAGACGATCCTCATGATGATAGCATTGAGACAGAAATTCCGAAAATGTATCTGAAAGTTCAAAGCTTAATTGAGTTTGATACATTCGTCATAACCCATGGTCCTTTCACCAGTGTTGATAATG AAACTTCTGAAACAAATAGCCTTAAACGAAGAAGTACAGGAGCCAGTGGAAGATCTGATGCCAGTACTACATTACAGAACAGAAGATCCAAACAACCTGCATATTTTATCCCGGAGTTAGCACATGTGGTTGCACTTTGTGATGAAAGGATACCATTTGTAACATTAGCACAAGAATTAACTAGGAGAGATATAGCTCATCAAGGACTTCAAGTAGAAGCAAATGCTACTGCATTAGTTTTAAAACTGGTTCAGTTACCTGCCCCTTTTGCAGGTGTAAGTACTAGCTGTGCTTGGTACGCTCTTCTTAAAAGATTGCTCAGTGTTTCAATCAGAGTTCAAGGCAAAGGTATGGCTAAAACATGGATGGCTGAGTTTGTATTCTATGGTAGCCCTTTATCCAGCAGCCATCCAAAAGAACAAG GATTACGAAGACCAGTATATTTTCAATATGAAATGGGTACAGCAGATACGGTTTCGCGAACAGTAGATGCGTTACTCAATGATTGGGCTCAAATCGTATATCTTTATTCTATTGTACATGGTTTAGCAGAATATTTTAAAATGG AAAAATATAATCTACGCAATATGGTTAGTATAAAATCATATAACTATAGTAAGTTAGTTCTTACTTATGGTCCTAACCGTGGAGCTACTGTTACTGTGCAATGGAGTACCAATGATAAAGCATTTAAATTGATTTTTGGAAAAA GTCCCACTAGCACTACTACTAATGCTCATTCAATTATGAAGGAACAACTTGAAGCTCATTTGAATACGCATAGAAATTTGGCCCAACTTATACACATTCTACATGAAACACTTCAACCCCTTACATCGATTAGTAAATTGCCTACGATTCCACAACTTTGTGTTTATAATTCG AGACCTCAAGTGCCAGTACAAACTTTCACTATCATGCCACAATGTGTAACTCTAGTCAGAATTGCGTATCAGGGTATGTATTGTTTAGAACTTCGTCTACGAGGAAGTGGTTTAGTAAGTTTACGAGATGGAGCATACAGCCGTTTTGACAGAAGTTACGTTGTAGATGAGTTCACTCCTACACAAGGTCTTAAG GCCTTCTTATCCAAATATGTGGATGAAAGTGCAGTTTCCCGCAGAAGATCTCAGTCAGAGGATGACAATCCTCCTTCTCCTGTAACAATGGATAGCGATGGCGGTAGTGGGAGTGGAAATGTAGGTTTTTTAAGCCATCATAGAAGTGGACCCCAATCACCTGCACAACAAAGAGATGGATTAAGATTTCATCCACCTTTGACTCCGCCTTCTGGTAGTAACCCTCATACTCCAGCTAGTCCACATACTGCTAATATATCGCAG ACGAGTCAACATCAAAGCTTTGGAAGTAGTCCAGCTACTTCCTTCAATTTGGCTTCACCACCATCACTACCACCAAATACTCCCAATATGCTACCACATCCTTCGCCAGGTTCTGGATTAGTTGCTAATAGTCCTTTAAACCCGATGCATGTTCCTAGTCCAGCTGGATTAATGCCAACATCTTCACCAGGACCATGTAGTAATGTTCAAGTGGGACATTCTCCAGCAGGATCCTTTATGCAAACTg GACATATAGATGGAAGCCCATTTCCATCTTCACAGAGCATGACTTCTCCAGCAGCCTCTAATTGGCCAGGATCACCTAGTGTACCTAGACCATCTCCAGCACGTCCTACACAGAGTCCAGGACATGCAGCACTGCATAGTCCACAAGCTTCTGATCATAAAACTGGTACCCATATCTCAAGGGTACTTCCACAGCGTTCATGGGCAGGTGCTGTACCTACGCTTCTAACTCATGAAGCTTTGGAATTACTTTGTTGCCCTTCCCCACATCCCTCTGGACTTCCTGGTCCCGATCTTTCACCGCTTGAAAGATTTTTAGGGTGCATTTATATGCGCAGACAATTTCAACGGTTCATACAAACTGATGACTGT ttAACTGCAGTAAATAGTACAGAGCCAGGAGTTGTACACTTTAAGGTAGAGAGTTTACAATGTCGAGTTGGTTTAAATCCACAACATTTACAGTCTCTTCATATAAAGGTGCAACCACTTCCGGAACATAAAGATCAATGGTCATTGGAAGAGTTACAA ATTATAGAAAAATTTTTTGATACAAGAGCAGCAGCACCACCATATAAACCAAATACACTTTCTGGCTTTGGTAGAATGTTAAATGTCCCATTCAATGTGTTAAAAGATTTTGTACAAATAATGAAATTGGAATTAGTACCTGGATTAGCACAGCAACAACAACTTAAATGGAATGTACAATGGTGTTTAAGGATTCCTCCTTCTGGAACTCCAATTGTACCAACTGGCATGGCTGCTGTACTAGTTTGCAGAAATAAAATCCTTTTCttt TTACAAATAACAAGAATTGGATTACCGTATCAAGGAGAAACACCGTCATTGGTTTTACCGCTAGTTTATGATGTTAGTACAAATTTGACACAATTAGCAGAGAAAAGGGATCCAAGTCCAGCTTCTGCAATGGCAGCTGCATCTTTACAGTTAAAAAGATTTGCTGAATATGGTGCAAATCAATCTGAGTGTTCTCTCTTTCCTGCAGTTAGAGATTTATTAGCTAATTTGACTCTTCCTTCAGAGCCTCCTGTTATGTCTCAG GAGAGTTACTGTTTCGAGTGA